In Streptomyces sp. NBC_00569, a single genomic region encodes these proteins:
- a CDS encoding APC family permease yields the protein MSDTSVSLTPKLSLTSVVTFGLAYMAPSMVMVIFGVISAASSGAAPTAFLVATGAMFLTALSYAKMARHYPTSGSAYVYTRNLFGSPVGFLVGWAVLLDYLFLPMVAWLVQSIYLNAQFPGIPVWGWMLLNAGLTTLVNIIGLTLTDRVNKVLTGLAVFIVLLFVAYCLVHLGHHTPKSYTQPLWNSGSSLGGISTAAAIAAYSYLGFDAVTTLSEETRDARRTIPRAVVLVIATGGLLFAAVAYVMQLVHPGGVFEDPEVVAYAMSIEVGGQTFADWTNMAGIIGGFASGLAVQLSSSRLLYTMGRDGVLPKRFFGALHPRTGTPVLCLLLTGAMCVLGLNISLATATSFINFGAFLAFTAVNACVVVHFVRNRGEGGVKVLGYVVAPALGACVTIYLMTRLSAVALTIGLCWLAVGGAHLLWLTRGFSRPTPELSMGEGS from the coding sequence ATGAGTGACACCTCCGTGAGCCTCACCCCGAAGCTGTCGCTGACGTCGGTGGTCACCTTCGGCCTCGCCTACATGGCGCCCAGCATGGTCATGGTGATCTTCGGCGTGATCTCCGCGGCCAGCTCGGGCGCCGCGCCGACCGCGTTCCTCGTCGCCACGGGCGCCATGTTCCTCACCGCGCTGAGCTACGCGAAAATGGCCCGCCACTACCCGACGTCCGGCTCGGCGTACGTCTACACCAGGAACCTGTTCGGCTCACCGGTCGGCTTCCTCGTCGGCTGGGCCGTGCTGCTCGACTACCTCTTCCTGCCCATGGTCGCCTGGCTCGTCCAGTCGATCTACCTGAACGCGCAGTTCCCCGGCATCCCGGTCTGGGGGTGGATGCTCCTCAACGCGGGCCTGACCACGCTCGTCAACATCATCGGGCTCACCCTGACCGACCGCGTCAACAAAGTCCTGACCGGCCTGGCCGTGTTCATCGTGCTGCTCTTCGTCGCGTACTGCCTGGTCCACCTCGGACACCACACCCCGAAGTCCTACACACAGCCGCTGTGGAACAGCGGGAGCAGCCTCGGCGGCATCTCGACGGCCGCCGCCATCGCCGCCTACTCCTACCTGGGATTCGACGCGGTGACCACGCTCTCCGAAGAGACCCGCGACGCGCGGCGCACCATCCCCCGGGCCGTCGTCCTCGTCATCGCGACCGGCGGACTCCTCTTCGCCGCCGTGGCCTACGTCATGCAACTCGTCCACCCGGGCGGCGTGTTCGAGGACCCGGAGGTCGTCGCGTACGCGATGTCCATCGAGGTCGGCGGCCAGACGTTCGCCGACTGGACCAACATGGCCGGCATCATCGGCGGATTCGCCTCGGGCCTCGCCGTACAGCTCAGCTCCAGCCGCCTGCTCTACACCATGGGCCGTGACGGTGTGCTGCCCAAGCGGTTCTTCGGGGCGCTGCATCCGAGGACCGGGACCCCGGTGCTCTGTCTCCTGCTCACCGGCGCCATGTGTGTGCTCGGCCTCAACATCTCCCTCGCGACCGCGACATCGTTCATCAACTTCGGGGCGTTCCTCGCCTTCACCGCGGTCAACGCCTGTGTCGTCGTCCACTTCGTCCGCAACCGCGGCGAGGGCGGCGTGAAGGTATTGGGCTACGTCGTCGCGCCCGCGCTCGGCGCCTGCGTCACCATCTACCTGATGACCCGGCTCAGCGCGGTCGCCCTCACCATCGGACTGTGCTGGCTCGCCGTGGGAGGCGCCCACCTGCTCTGGCTCACCCGCGGATTCAGCCGTCCCACACCGGAGTTGAGCATGGGGGAGGGCTCGTGA
- a CDS encoding SpoIIE family protein phosphatase, which produces MDRPFEPSGVPDTQSDPEAAAHVALAVNGMGTFSWDVDAGLIHYDDGGLAVMGFRPGEFDGRPATLGERIVPSEVSAIEDLVDRALRERSGFSLYFRVRLPDGRLQWTHTQGHIVRDEQDRPVRVIGIIRDASQELRAVDQTELLRQAREEHHRPSDAVVHVSDALVPTVTVEDVAEALTDSRLMERIGASSVLLGLIDNGRMELVGSNGVHEGLIQDFHLARLSEPLPLTEAARTREAVFVTNRLDFVTRFPALTPYLAHFPDAAAAVYLPLIAQDTPIGAVGLTYEGRASFPPDERTVLTALGKVIAQSLQRALLYDQEHELAAGLQTAMLPGILPHVPGVHLATRYRPTRARGGIGGDWYDALTLPDGRIAVVVGDVQGHDVTAAAVMGQLRIALRAYAAEGHPPSTAMARASAFLAELDTDRFATCLMALVDPLTGMTSVVRAGHPEPVLRSPDGSCAWLDTPGGLPLGLNTPGGQPAYPVFETVVEPGSTLVMCTDGLIESRVEDIDQGRERLLDALSAGPGSPDALADHLLDTMATYTGEEDDVALLVLHRSRGKPSPAPRMEAVITPSDPDALRNARISLREALHSWSLEALSDTAELLACEMATNALVHTDGSATLTARPVRHSGRGLRLAVSDTSTASPRRRAAPERATSGRGMMLIEELATAWGIEPRGNGKTVWCELSLDLV; this is translated from the coding sequence ATGGATCGCCCCTTCGAACCGAGCGGCGTGCCCGATACACAGAGTGATCCCGAGGCTGCCGCGCACGTCGCCCTGGCAGTCAACGGCATGGGCACCTTCTCGTGGGACGTGGACGCGGGACTGATCCACTACGACGACGGGGGCCTGGCCGTCATGGGGTTCCGGCCCGGCGAGTTCGACGGCCGCCCGGCCACCCTGGGTGAGCGAATCGTGCCCAGCGAGGTGTCGGCCATCGAGGACCTGGTGGACAGGGCGCTGCGGGAGCGCTCCGGATTCAGCCTCTACTTCCGGGTGCGGCTCCCCGACGGGCGACTGCAGTGGACACACACGCAAGGTCACATCGTCCGGGACGAGCAGGACCGTCCGGTGCGGGTCATCGGGATCATCCGGGACGCGAGCCAGGAGCTGCGGGCGGTGGACCAGACGGAGCTGCTGCGGCAGGCCAGGGAGGAGCACCACCGTCCGTCCGACGCCGTCGTCCACGTCAGCGACGCCCTCGTGCCGACCGTCACCGTGGAGGACGTCGCGGAGGCCCTCACCGACTCGCGGCTGATGGAGCGGATCGGCGCCTCCAGCGTCCTCCTCGGCCTGATCGACAACGGGCGCATGGAGCTGGTGGGCTCCAACGGCGTCCACGAGGGCCTCATCCAGGACTTTCACCTGGCCCGTCTGAGTGAGCCGCTGCCGCTGACGGAGGCGGCTCGCACCCGCGAGGCGGTGTTCGTGACGAACAGGCTGGACTTCGTCACCCGCTTTCCGGCGCTGACGCCGTACCTGGCGCATTTCCCGGACGCCGCGGCAGCGGTGTATCTGCCGCTGATCGCGCAGGACACCCCGATCGGTGCCGTCGGGCTCACCTACGAGGGGCGGGCCAGCTTCCCGCCGGACGAGCGGACCGTGCTGACGGCGCTCGGCAAGGTCATCGCGCAGTCGCTCCAGCGGGCGCTGCTCTACGACCAGGAGCACGAGCTCGCCGCGGGACTGCAGACGGCGATGCTTCCCGGGATCCTGCCGCACGTGCCCGGCGTGCACCTCGCGACCCGTTACCGGCCCACGCGGGCCCGGGGCGGCATCGGTGGCGACTGGTACGACGCGCTGACTCTGCCCGACGGCCGGATCGCCGTCGTCGTCGGCGACGTGCAGGGCCACGATGTGACGGCCGCCGCTGTGATGGGGCAGTTGCGCATCGCTCTGCGCGCGTACGCCGCCGAGGGGCATCCGCCGTCCACGGCCATGGCGCGCGCGTCCGCCTTCCTCGCCGAACTCGACACCGACCGGTTCGCCACCTGCCTCATGGCCCTCGTCGATCCGCTCACGGGGATGACCTCGGTGGTGCGCGCGGGCCATCCCGAGCCCGTGCTGCGCAGCCCGGACGGAAGCTGTGCCTGGCTCGACACCCCAGGTGGCCTTCCCCTCGGTCTCAACACGCCGGGCGGCCAGCCCGCGTACCCGGTCTTCGAGACCGTCGTCGAACCCGGCTCGACTCTGGTGATGTGCACGGACGGGCTCATCGAGTCGCGCGTCGAGGACATCGACCAGGGGCGTGAGCGGCTCCTCGACGCGCTGAGCGCCGGGCCGGGGTCGCCCGACGCCCTCGCCGACCATCTGCTGGACACCATGGCCACCTACACCGGCGAGGAGGACGACGTGGCTCTCCTGGTGCTGCACCGGTCCCGGGGGAAGCCGTCCCCGGCACCGCGTATGGAGGCGGTCATCACCCCCAGCGATCCCGACGCCCTGCGCAACGCGCGGATCTCGTTGCGCGAGGCGCTGCACAGCTGGTCGCTGGAGGCTCTCAGTGACACGGCGGAACTCCTCGCCTGCGAAATGGCCACCAACGCCCTGGTGCACACCGACGGCAGCGCCACACTGACGGCCAGACCGGTACGGCACAGTGGCCGGGGTCTGCGTCTGGCCGTCAGCGACACGTCGACCGCGTCGCCCCGGCGCCGGGCCGCCCCGGAAAGGGCCACCTCCGGCCGCGGCATGATGCTCATCGAGGAGCTCGCCACCGCCTGGGGCATCGAACCCCGTGGCAACGGCAAGACGGTGTGGTGCGAGCTGTCCCTCGATCTGGTCTAG
- a CDS encoding D-alanyl-D-alanine carboxypeptidase family protein produces MARFVGFYPCITKSVVVSFAGAAIAVGPVGGVAAAVPRSDGVSDQIQTAPGTSDAPEVSALSWTVTDVGTGNLLAAKEPHLRLAPASTLKTLFALALLPQLPASTEHTAVTADISDVAPGSSLVGVKEGTNYTVGDLWRGVFLSSGNDAVHTLARLNGGMDLTLARMQATADRLGAHDTSVRTPDGYDTPGQYSSAYDLSLFAKAGLQNPDFRRYCGTKSALFPAAGGPNSFGIQNTNRLLVGSHGVEPYPGLIGVKNGYTSEAGNTLVTAATRHNRTILVTLMNPQDKDTANAVYEESRELLDWGFDAAPQAMAAGQLRKPSSPAAPRHPEAAHHGAGAAQASTSGNASSRLTRHLEAAVALLGLVCVPFVLKAVRRRRNRTTR; encoded by the coding sequence ATGGCGCGATTCGTAGGCTTTTACCCTTGTATTACCAAGTCAGTTGTCGTCTCCTTCGCCGGTGCGGCGATCGCGGTCGGCCCGGTCGGCGGCGTCGCGGCCGCGGTGCCCCGCTCCGACGGTGTGAGCGATCAGATCCAGACCGCGCCGGGGACGTCGGACGCACCGGAGGTGTCCGCCCTGTCCTGGACGGTCACCGACGTCGGCACCGGCAATCTGCTCGCCGCCAAGGAGCCGCACCTTCGCCTGGCGCCGGCCAGCACCCTCAAGACGCTGTTCGCGTTGGCCCTGTTGCCGCAGTTGCCCGCTTCCACAGAACACACCGCCGTCACCGCCGACATCTCCGACGTAGCTCCCGGCAGCAGTCTCGTCGGCGTGAAGGAAGGAACCAACTACACCGTCGGCGACCTGTGGCGCGGTGTCTTCCTCAGCTCCGGCAACGACGCGGTGCACACGCTCGCCCGACTGAACGGCGGAATGGATCTCACGCTCGCGCGGATGCAGGCCACCGCGGACAGGCTCGGCGCGCACGACACCTCGGTACGCACCCCCGACGGGTACGACACTCCAGGGCAGTACTCATCCGCGTACGACCTGTCGCTCTTCGCGAAGGCCGGATTGCAGAACCCGGACTTCCGTCGCTACTGCGGGACGAAGTCGGCTCTGTTCCCGGCGGCGGGCGGCCCCAACTCCTTCGGCATCCAGAACACCAACCGTCTCCTGGTCGGATCCCACGGAGTGGAGCCCTATCCCGGGCTGATCGGCGTGAAGAACGGATACACGTCCGAGGCCGGCAACACGCTCGTCACCGCCGCGACCCGGCACAACCGCACGATCCTCGTCACCCTCATGAATCCGCAGGACAAAGACACGGCCAACGCCGTCTACGAAGAGAGCCGCGAACTCCTGGACTGGGGCTTCGACGCCGCTCCGCAGGCCATGGCGGCAGGGCAGCTGCGAAAGCCGTCCTCGCCCGCCGCGCCGCGTCACCCCGAGGCGGCCCACCACGGTGCGGGCGCCGCGCAGGCTTCCACGTCCGGGAACGCGTCGTCCCGCCTCACCCGCCATCTGGAAGCGGCCGTCGCCCTGCTCGGCCTCGTCTGTGTGCCCTTCGTCCTCAAAGCTGTCCGTCGCAGGCGCAACCGCACCACCAGGTGA
- a CDS encoding SAM-dependent methyltransferase, whose translation MTDHATTPGAAAHQKIDTSVPHSARIWNYWLGGKDNYPVDEEAGDAYSALFPGISTIARSSRAFLRRNISYLVTQAGIRQFLDIGTGLPTGDNTHEVAQRIAPETKIVYVDHDPMVLAHARALLTSTPEGATAYVDANLADPDRILAAAAETLDFTRPTALILSNILGHMGDYEQARTIVKRLMDGLPSGSYLSINDGSRGIDPGFEQAQDGYNSSGAVPYFLRPVEEITAFFDGLELLEPGVVSVPFWRPESDAPAPQLIAEHGGLARKP comes from the coding sequence ATGACGGACCACGCGACGACGCCCGGAGCTGCGGCTCACCAGAAGATCGACACGTCGGTTCCGCATTCGGCCCGGATCTGGAACTACTGGCTGGGCGGCAAGGACAACTACCCCGTCGACGAGGAGGCGGGTGACGCGTACAGCGCGCTGTTCCCCGGCATCTCCACCATCGCCCGCAGCAGCCGCGCCTTCCTCCGCCGCAACATCTCGTACCTGGTCACGCAGGCGGGCATCCGCCAGTTCCTCGACATCGGCACCGGCCTGCCGACCGGGGACAACACCCACGAGGTGGCCCAGCGGATCGCCCCCGAGACCAAGATCGTGTACGTCGACCACGACCCGATGGTCCTCGCACACGCCCGCGCGCTGCTCACCTCCACCCCCGAGGGGGCGACCGCCTACGTCGACGCGAACCTGGCCGACCCCGACCGCATCCTCGCGGCGGCCGCCGAGACGCTGGACTTCACCCGACCCACGGCCCTGATCCTCAGCAACATCCTGGGCCACATGGGCGACTACGAGCAGGCGCGGACCATCGTCAAGCGGCTGATGGACGGACTGCCGTCGGGCAGCTACCTCTCCATCAACGACGGGTCGCGCGGCATCGACCCCGGCTTCGAGCAGGCCCAGGACGGCTACAACAGCTCGGGCGCCGTCCCCTACTTCCTGCGCCCGGTCGAGGAGATCACGGCGTTCTTCGACGGCCTCGAACTCCTGGAACCCGGCGTGGTCTCGGTGCCGTTCTGGCGCCCGGAGTCCGACGCCCCGGCCCCGCAGCTCATCGCCGAGCACGGCGGCCTGGCCCGCAAGCCGTGA
- a CDS encoding TetR/AcrR family transcriptional regulator, translating into MKMADSTDRPDGTADTGTGRGSGTVSGKDGSGAGAPVRRRDARRNRDLLLEAAHEVFTELGLNAPLDVIARRAGVGNATLYRHFPHRAALVDAAFRDQLTGTMDAGDRARDVDDAWTGLTGYLQAVFTVLATDRGTNDLMTTHIEGVESLEAVHAHNHRTMELLLERGRDQGTVRTDVTTEDVLFALAALGRAVPALTTATTPDAWRRPLALLCDSLRAAPTSPPLPSPALTPEQLDDTLHHFNR; encoded by the coding sequence ATGAAGATGGCAGACAGCACGGACCGCCCGGACGGAACCGCGGACACCGGAACCGGCAGAGGCAGCGGCACCGTCAGCGGCAAGGACGGTTCGGGCGCCGGCGCACCCGTCCGCCGCCGGGACGCGCGGCGCAACAGAGACCTGCTGCTCGAAGCCGCCCACGAGGTGTTCACCGAACTGGGCCTCAACGCGCCGCTGGACGTGATCGCCCGGCGCGCCGGCGTGGGAAACGCCACCCTGTACCGGCACTTCCCCCACCGCGCCGCACTCGTCGACGCGGCCTTCCGCGACCAGCTGACCGGCACCATGGACGCGGGCGACCGCGCCCGGGACGTCGACGATGCCTGGACCGGGCTGACCGGCTACCTCCAGGCCGTCTTCACCGTCCTGGCCACCGACCGCGGGACGAACGACCTCATGACCACCCACATCGAGGGCGTCGAGTCACTGGAAGCCGTACACGCCCACAACCACCGCACCATGGAACTCCTTCTCGAACGCGGCCGCGACCAGGGCACCGTCCGCACCGACGTCACCACCGAGGACGTGCTGTTCGCCCTGGCCGCACTCGGCCGCGCGGTCCCCGCGCTCACCACGGCGACCACCCCCGACGCGTGGCGCCGACCCCTCGCGCTCCTCTGCGACAGCCTCCGCGCCGCACCGACGTCGCCCCCACTCCCCTCCCCCGCGCTCACGCCCGAGCAACTCGACGACACGCTGCACCACTTCAACCGCTGA
- a CDS encoding patatin-like phospholipase family protein — MSDVSNKSGIGDKGDRHGTALVLGGGGPVGGAWMTGVLAGLADAGIDLLSADVVIGTSAGAIHGARMACGESARELYERQLARADRIDLPVTTAQTLRFLWAALGSRDSQRSVRRLGRAALAARTAPESDVRRTLATLLRDATAWPADTDLRITAIDAHTGSLEAFDAAGQVTLAEAVAASCAVPIVWPPASAAGRRWIDGGSRATANIHLAHGYRRVLAIAPLTSAPGPHPSAQQQAAELAAAGADILLMSPDRTARRAMGRDMAADAPRPGAARAGHAQATALADAVSRLWKV, encoded by the coding sequence ATGAGCGACGTGAGCAACAAGAGCGGGATCGGCGACAAGGGCGACCGTCACGGCACGGCGCTGGTGCTGGGCGGTGGCGGGCCCGTGGGCGGGGCCTGGATGACGGGAGTGCTCGCCGGTCTCGCCGACGCGGGCATCGATCTCCTGAGTGCCGACGTGGTCATCGGCACGTCGGCGGGCGCGATCCACGGTGCACGCATGGCCTGCGGCGAATCCGCACGCGAGTTGTACGAGCGGCAGCTGGCCCGGGCCGATCGCATCGACCTGCCGGTCACCACCGCCCAGACCCTGCGGTTTCTGTGGGCGGCGCTCGGCTCCCGTGACTCGCAGCGGTCCGTACGACGACTGGGACGAGCCGCCCTCGCCGCTCGCACAGCACCCGAGTCCGACGTCCGTCGCACCCTCGCCACTCTGCTGCGGGACGCCACGGCCTGGCCCGCCGACACCGACCTGCGGATCACGGCCATCGACGCGCACACAGGATCCCTGGAGGCGTTCGATGCCGCCGGACAGGTCACTCTCGCGGAGGCGGTCGCGGCCAGTTGCGCCGTCCCCATCGTCTGGCCTCCGGCCTCGGCGGCCGGACGTCGCTGGATCGACGGCGGCAGCCGCGCCACCGCCAACATCCATCTGGCCCATGGCTACCGACGCGTCCTGGCCATCGCTCCGCTGACCTCGGCGCCGGGCCCCCACCCGAGCGCCCAGCAGCAGGCGGCCGAACTCGCGGCAGCGGGGGCCGACATCCTGCTGATGTCCCCGGACCGTACCGCCCGCCGCGCCATGGGACGCGACATGGCCGCGGATGCTCCCAGGCCCGGCGCCGCACGCGCCGGCCACGCCCAGGCCACGGCGCTCGCAGACGCGGTGTCCCGTCTCTGGAAGGTGTGA
- a CDS encoding cytochrome P450 family protein yields MGKRPQPPTLDDLAPDGRDVAADPYPVYATLRAKGPVHRVLVPESGEAWLVVTRDAARAALTDPRLRNDIRHSSSWHDDGGHAIGRNMLQTDPPQHTRLRRLVAGHFTPGRITALRPRIEAIATDLLAALPHHGTVDLVSAYALPLPITVICDLLGIPASDRTAFHTWSNALVMPENPERATSAATELTTYLAELIEHKRRTPDSDLLSILAAAAATTTATATETGDAPPTREELLGMAFLLLVAGHETTVNLISGTLHALLTHPEQLDLLRALPELTGAAIEESLRYNSPVHATAFRFAAEPLDIAGTHIPAGDAVLISLAAASRDPLHFPDPDRFDIRRAPNSHLGFGHGLHHCLGAPLARAEATTALRQLLHERPTLAFATDPATLTWRTSTLLRGLTALPLHVG; encoded by the coding sequence ATGGGAAAGCGCCCTCAGCCACCCACCCTCGACGACCTGGCCCCCGACGGGCGCGACGTGGCCGCGGACCCCTACCCCGTCTACGCGACCCTACGGGCCAAGGGTCCCGTGCACCGCGTCCTCGTCCCCGAGAGCGGAGAGGCCTGGCTGGTCGTCACACGTGACGCGGCACGCGCCGCGTTGACCGATCCGCGCCTGCGCAACGACATCCGGCACTCGTCCTCCTGGCACGACGACGGCGGACACGCCATCGGACGCAACATGCTCCAGACCGACCCACCCCAGCACACCCGCCTCCGCCGCCTGGTCGCGGGCCACTTCACCCCGGGGCGCATCACCGCCCTGCGCCCGCGGATCGAAGCCATCGCCACCGACCTGCTCGCCGCACTCCCGCACCACGGGACCGTCGACCTGGTCAGCGCCTACGCGCTGCCCCTGCCGATCACCGTGATCTGCGACCTTTTGGGCATCCCCGCATCCGACCGAACTGCATTCCACACCTGGTCCAACGCGCTGGTCATGCCGGAGAACCCCGAGCGCGCGACCTCGGCGGCCACCGAACTGACCACCTATCTAGCCGAGTTGATCGAACACAAGCGCCGCACGCCGGACTCCGACCTGCTCAGCATCCTCGCCGCCGCCGCCGCCACCACCACCGCCACCGCGACCGAGACCGGTGACGCTCCTCCGACCCGCGAGGAACTCCTCGGCATGGCCTTCCTCCTCCTCGTCGCGGGCCACGAAACCACCGTCAACCTCATCTCCGGCACACTCCACGCCCTGCTCACCCACCCCGAACAACTCGACCTCCTCAGGGCCCTGCCCGAGCTGACAGGCGCGGCCATCGAGGAATCGCTGCGCTACAACTCACCCGTACACGCAACCGCTTTCCGCTTCGCCGCCGAACCGCTCGACATCGCCGGAACGCACATCCCTGCGGGAGACGCCGTACTCATCTCCCTCGCCGCCGCGTCCCGGGACCCACTGCACTTCCCCGACCCGGACCGGTTCGACATACGCCGCGCGCCCAACAGCCACCTCGGCTTCGGCCACGGCCTCCACCACTGCCTGGGCGCGCCCCTGGCCCGCGCCGAAGCCACCACCGCCCTCCGCCAACTCCTCCACGAACGCCCCACCCTCGCGTTCGCCACCGACCCGGCCACCCTCACGTGGCGCACCAGCACCCTGCTCAGAGGCCTGACCGCACTCCCCCTGCACGTCGGCTGA
- a CDS encoding NAD-dependent epimerase/dehydratase family protein translates to MAVRVFVAGGTGVVGRRLVPRLVARGHQVTATTTNAAKLCLLAELGAEAVVMDGLDAVSVGEAVAKARPDVVVHQMTAIAGKPDIKHMDRWFATTDRLRTEGTDHLLAAAEATDVAHFVAQSFAGWNGVHEGGWVKTEEDPLDLMAGTAAGPGMAAVRHVEDVVLQAGGAALRYGALYGPGATDDQVELVRRRQFPLVGGGTGHSSWVHVDDAASATVLAVEQKATGVFNIVDDEPAPAAEWLPYLARCAGARPPLRIPKWPARLLAGEVAVRMMTEGRGFSNAKARRELGWEPRCRSWRQGFRESLA, encoded by the coding sequence ATGGCTGTGCGGGTATTCGTGGCAGGTGGGACCGGGGTCGTGGGACGGCGGCTGGTGCCGCGGCTCGTGGCCCGGGGGCACCAGGTGACGGCTACGACGACGAACGCGGCCAAGCTGTGCCTGCTCGCCGAATTGGGCGCGGAGGCTGTCGTGATGGACGGTCTGGACGCGGTGTCGGTCGGCGAGGCGGTGGCGAAGGCCCGGCCGGACGTCGTCGTGCACCAGATGACCGCGATCGCCGGCAAGCCCGACATCAAACACATGGACCGCTGGTTCGCGACCACCGACCGGCTGCGTACCGAGGGCACGGACCACCTGCTGGCCGCCGCCGAGGCGACCGACGTGGCCCACTTCGTCGCGCAGAGCTTCGCCGGTTGGAACGGCGTCCACGAGGGCGGATGGGTGAAGACCGAGGAGGACCCGCTCGACTTGATGGCGGGGACGGCGGCCGGACCGGGGATGGCGGCGGTCCGGCATGTAGAGGACGTGGTCCTCCAGGCCGGCGGCGCGGCTCTGCGATACGGCGCGCTGTACGGCCCGGGCGCGACCGACGACCAGGTCGAACTCGTGCGCAGGCGTCAGTTCCCGCTCGTCGGGGGCGGCACCGGCCACAGCTCGTGGGTGCACGTCGACGACGCGGCGAGCGCCACCGTACTGGCCGTGGAGCAGAAGGCGACGGGCGTGTTCAACATCGTCGACGACGAACCCGCCCCGGCCGCCGAGTGGCTGCCGTACCTGGCCCGGTGCGCGGGTGCGAGGCCTCCCCTGCGGATTCCCAAGTGGCCGGCCCGGCTGCTGGCCGGGGAGGTCGCGGTGCGGATGATGACCGAGGGGCGCGGCTTCTCCAATGCCAAGGCCAGGCGGGAGCTCGGCTGGGAGCCGCGCTGCCGCTCATGGCGGCAGGGCTTCCGGGAGAGCCTCGCGTGA
- a CDS encoding YciI family protein, whose amino-acid sequence MPIYAVTYTYTDDSAARDAVRPAHREFLGVLIEQGINLVSGPFAEEYAPGALLLFRAADKQSALAATEKDPFRLNGLVSDVSVREWIPVLGPLADQLS is encoded by the coding sequence ATGCCTATCTACGCCGTGACCTACACGTACACCGACGACTCCGCGGCCCGCGACGCCGTCCGCCCCGCTCACCGGGAGTTCCTCGGCGTGCTCATCGAGCAGGGGATCAACCTCGTCTCTGGCCCCTTCGCCGAGGAGTACGCGCCCGGCGCGCTGCTCCTGTTCCGCGCCGCCGACAAGCAGTCGGCGCTGGCTGCCACGGAGAAGGATCCGTTCCGCCTGAACGGGCTCGTCAGTGACGTCTCGGTCAGGGAGTGGATCCCCGTACTGGGGCCGCTGGCCGACCAATTGTCCTGA
- a CDS encoding maleylpyruvate isomerase N-terminal domain-containing protein codes for MDSADTTVDGEDVRRVVSLAVDVLKGADPPAWEAKAGTLEWTCWETLEHLADDLFTYAARFGLAKPPTDTLLPFRTSSDRSGGPANVVFVDRAAGPDGLLTVLEACGGLMASVLRTAPPTTVSYHVFGPSDPEGFAAMAVVETLVHTHDITQGLDRQWSPPRELCERVLRKLFPHVTLRGDAWDNLLWATGRAALPDRPRLTEWRWYGTRSV; via the coding sequence ATGGACAGCGCGGACACCACCGTCGACGGCGAGGACGTGCGCCGGGTCGTCTCTCTGGCCGTCGACGTCCTGAAAGGTGCCGATCCACCGGCCTGGGAGGCCAAGGCGGGCACGCTCGAGTGGACCTGCTGGGAGACGCTGGAGCACCTGGCCGACGACCTGTTCACCTACGCGGCGAGGTTCGGGCTCGCGAAGCCGCCGACGGACACGCTGCTGCCGTTCCGGACGAGCAGTGACCGAAGCGGTGGGCCGGCGAACGTCGTCTTCGTCGACCGGGCCGCGGGCCCCGACGGCCTCCTCACCGTCCTGGAGGCGTGTGGTGGCCTGATGGCGTCCGTCCTGCGCACAGCCCCGCCGACCACCGTCTCCTACCATGTCTTCGGGCCCTCGGACCCGGAAGGCTTCGCCGCGATGGCCGTGGTCGAGACGCTCGTGCACACCCACGACATCACCCAGGGACTTGACCGGCAGTGGTCGCCGCCCAGGGAGTTGTGCGAACGCGTCCTGAGGAAGCTCTTCCCTCACGTCACCCTCCGCGGCGACGCCTGGGACAACCTGCTGTGGGCAACCGGACGCGCCGCACTGCCCGATCGCCCACGACTCACCGAGTGGCGCTGGTACGGGACGCGGAGCGTGTAG